One stretch of Flavobacterium sp. 9 DNA includes these proteins:
- a CDS encoding AraC family transcriptional regulator → MTTDIIELNDFIVLIEQSNTSKTFVQKCAIDGDAVGFAFYGSGNVELEIKHNNQTKYLTNTTGLAICFFGNQKVEFSHKIEPDKPLQSISIFTKPKKLHSLPQAEKEIFEKHLPELLNPKEHFVKGPSFYMTLDMQLAVQKIFNTTYTGNTRLLFLKSQINELLAHFYALLTTGTKIDFSETDKNKLYKAKEIVTNSYSKPPSITQLSQMVGLNSNKLKKNFKELFGIPVFKYVQEERLHKAYELLRESERTVQESAWEVGYESLSSFSNAFHKKFGMRPNEVKQQFLSNKL, encoded by the coding sequence ATGACAACAGATATCATAGAATTAAATGACTTTATTGTTTTAATCGAACAATCGAATACTTCTAAAACTTTTGTTCAGAAGTGTGCAATTGATGGCGACGCCGTTGGATTTGCTTTTTACGGATCTGGAAATGTCGAATTAGAAATCAAACATAACAATCAAACCAAGTATTTGACGAATACAACAGGTTTGGCAATTTGTTTTTTCGGAAATCAAAAAGTAGAATTCTCACACAAGATCGAACCTGATAAACCGCTGCAATCGATCAGTATTTTTACCAAACCCAAAAAACTGCATTCTTTGCCTCAGGCAGAAAAAGAAATTTTTGAAAAACATCTTCCTGAATTACTAAATCCGAAAGAGCATTTTGTAAAAGGTCCTTCATTTTATATGACGCTGGATATGCAATTAGCAGTTCAGAAAATCTTTAATACCACTTATACCGGCAATACGCGATTATTGTTTTTGAAAAGTCAGATCAATGAATTATTAGCACATTTTTATGCACTTTTGACCACAGGAACCAAAATTGATTTTTCGGAAACAGATAAAAACAAGCTTTATAAAGCCAAAGAAATTGTAACCAATAGCTATTCGAAACCACCTTCGATTACGCAATTATCTCAAATGGTAGGTTTAAATAGTAACAAACTCAAAAAGAACTTTAAAGAACTATTTGGCATTCCGGTTTTTAAATATGTTCAGGAAGAACGACTTCACAAAGCTTATGAATTACTCCGCGAAAGCGAAAGAACTGTGCAAGAATCAGCTTGGGAAGTTGGTTACGAAAGTTTAAGTTCATTTTCGAATGCATTTCATAAGAAATTTGGGATGCGTCCAAATGAAGTTAAGCAACAATTCCTTTCAAACAAATTATAA
- a CDS encoding NmrA family transcriptional regulator gives MNKQKILVLGSNGKTGRRVAERLEQVANIEIRLGSRNEKIPFDWEKPETWEAVLQDIDSVYITFQPDLAIPTAEDSIENFTRLATKLGVQKIVLLSGRGEKEAQICEEIVKQNAKKWTIVQASWFNQNFSESFFLDPILAGIVALPRAETLEPFIDADDIAEVVTAALLDDKHNGQTYELTGPRLLTFKEVVNEIAEVSGRNITFQPLALDEYTQMLKEYQVPEDHIWLINYLFEQVLDGRNSSITSDIEKVLGRKAKDFSAYAKETAQTGIWNS, from the coding sequence ATGAACAAACAGAAAATTTTAGTCTTGGGTTCCAATGGGAAAACTGGACGCAGAGTAGCCGAAAGATTAGAACAAGTTGCCAATATCGAAATTCGTTTAGGTTCCCGAAATGAGAAAATTCCTTTTGATTGGGAAAAACCAGAAACTTGGGAAGCCGTTCTTCAGGATATTGATTCAGTTTATATTACTTTTCAGCCTGATTTGGCAATTCCAACAGCCGAAGATTCAATTGAGAATTTTACACGTCTTGCCACAAAATTAGGCGTTCAGAAAATCGTTTTACTTTCTGGAAGAGGCGAAAAAGAAGCGCAAATTTGCGAAGAAATTGTAAAGCAAAATGCAAAAAAATGGACGATTGTTCAGGCAAGTTGGTTCAACCAAAATTTTAGCGAAAGCTTTTTCCTAGATCCAATTTTAGCGGGAATCGTAGCATTACCAAGAGCAGAAACATTAGAACCTTTCATAGATGCCGATGATATTGCTGAGGTAGTTACAGCAGCACTTTTAGACGATAAACACAACGGTCAGACTTATGAATTAACCGGTCCGAGATTATTAACTTTTAAAGAAGTCGTTAATGAAATTGCTGAGGTTAGCGGTCGAAACATCACTTTTCAGCCTTTAGCTTTAGACGAATACACACAAATGCTGAAAGAATATCAAGTTCCCGAAGATCATATTTGGTTAATAAATTATCTTTTCGAACAAGTACTAGACGGACGAAATTCAAGCATAACTTCTGACATCGAAAAAGTCTTGGGCAGGAAAGCAAAAGATTTTTCCGCTTACGCGAAAGAAACAGCCCAAACCGGAATCTGGAATTCTTGA
- a CDS encoding murein L,D-transpeptidase catalytic domain-containing protein yields the protein MKTFSLILFFAITFSGGIKEYKTNSLSTDIEPERFNSRVAEVKAMIHAKSNYNTKIAFFVDMKIKSGKNRFFVYDLENDKILDQGLVANGSGSETNVRGDLKFSNEPNSKSTSLGKYVIGKSYKGMFGKSYKLLGLEETNSNAMMRAIVLHPYSAVPEEEQDYYISNSKGCPMVSEKFFKRLEKIIDGSKTSIVLNVYY from the coding sequence ATGAAAACATTTAGCCTGATCTTATTTTTTGCAATAACTTTTTCTGGAGGAATAAAAGAATATAAAACAAATAGTTTGTCTACAGATATTGAACCAGAAAGGTTTAATAGTCGTGTAGCCGAAGTAAAAGCAATGATTCACGCTAAAAGTAATTACAATACTAAAATTGCTTTTTTTGTTGATATGAAAATTAAGTCCGGCAAAAACAGGTTTTTTGTTTATGACTTAGAAAATGATAAAATCCTGGATCAGGGACTTGTCGCCAACGGTTCCGGTTCTGAAACTAATGTTAGGGGAGATTTAAAATTTAGTAACGAACCCAATTCAAAAAGTACTTCGCTAGGCAAATATGTTATCGGAAAATCATATAAAGGAATGTTTGGCAAATCGTATAAATTGCTTGGTTTGGAAGAAACGAATAGCAATGCAATGATGCGGGCAATCGTTTTACATCCGTACTCAGCAGTTCCGGAAGAAGAGCAGGATTATTATATTTCGAATAGCAAAGGATGTCCAATGGTAAGTGAAAAATTCTTTAAAAGATTGGAGAAGATAATTGATGGTTCTAAAACTAGTATAGTTTTGAATGTTTATTATTAG